From Bacillota bacterium, one genomic window encodes:
- a CDS encoding flagellar protein, with protein sequence MTSWKSEGVRKGVKQVPGIPPASSVPALGAAGAVKPAGAAAKRSAAGADFQQILAERLGAQEVRFSAHALQRLRAAGIQFGPEQQRKLQQAVEKAAAKGARESLVLMDNLALVVSVKNRTVITAVDGARIRENVFTNIDSAVIT encoded by the coding sequence ATGACGTCGTGGAAGTCCGAGGGGGTGCGTAAGGGCGTGAAGCAAGTGCCGGGCATTCCTCCCGCGTCGAGCGTTCCGGCGTTAGGCGCGGCGGGAGCTGTCAAACCGGCGGGAGCAGCGGCGAAGCGCAGCGCGGCCGGTGCCGACTTCCAGCAAATCTTGGCGGAACGGCTCGGCGCGCAAGAGGTGCGCTTCTCCGCCCACGCGCTGCAGCGGCTGCGGGCCGCGGGCATTCAGTTCGGCCCCGAGCAGCAGCGCAAGCTGCAGCAGGCCGTGGAGAAGGCCGCGGCCAAAGGCGCCCGTGAAAGCCTGGTCCTGATGGACAACCTGGCGCTGGTGGTGAGCGTCAAGAACAGGACGGTCATCACAGCGGTGGACGGCGCCCGCATCCGGGAAAACGTGTTCACCAACATCGACAGCGCCGTGATTACGTAA
- a CDS encoding flagellar protein FlbD: MVRLTRLDGTEVVVSAELIEMLEATPDTVVTLTTGRKLVVRESVDEVVRRVKEYRRDVCGCRPEGVDAET; this comes from the coding sequence GTGGTACGGCTGACGCGGCTGGACGGCACGGAGGTCGTCGTAAGCGCGGAGCTCATCGAGATGCTGGAAGCGACGCCGGACACGGTCGTCACGCTCACCACCGGCCGCAAGCTGGTCGTTCGGGAAAGCGTGGACGAAGTGGTGCGGCGCGTCAAGGAGTACCGGCGCGACGTGTGCGGCTGCCGGCCGGAAGGCGTCGACGCGGAGACTTGA
- a CDS encoding motility protein A (Homolog of MotA, appears to be involved in motility on surfaces and under different ionic conditions. With MotS (a MotB homolog) forms the ion channels that couple flagellar rotation to proton/sodium motive force across the membrane and forms the stator elements of the rotary flagellar machine.): MDLTTVLGLLGGAAMIIWAMADGGDIRIFWDLPSLILVVGGTLGATVVSVPADQLRQVFGVLRAAFSSRMRTPDEVIPLLVHFAEKARREGLLAMEEEASQLDDPFLRKGLQLVVDGVDPELVREVLEIEIQFLEERHAMGRRIFQIAGNFAPAFGMLGTVVGLIQMLVNLSNSSALGKGMALALITTFYGAILANVVFLPIANKLAAKSEQEVLLMHLAVEGVLAIQAGENPRIVEEKLNAFLSKSALAARRGREGSAAVREARMANVRQ; this comes from the coding sequence GTGGATCTCACGACGGTACTGGGCCTCCTCGGAGGGGCCGCGATGATCATCTGGGCGATGGCCGACGGCGGCGACATTCGCATTTTCTGGGACTTGCCGTCGTTGATCCTCGTCGTGGGCGGCACGCTGGGTGCCACGGTGGTCAGCGTGCCCGCGGACCAGCTGCGGCAGGTGTTCGGCGTCTTGCGGGCGGCTTTCTCCAGCCGGATGCGCACGCCGGACGAGGTCATCCCGCTGCTCGTGCATTTCGCCGAAAAGGCGCGGCGCGAGGGCTTGCTGGCGATGGAAGAGGAGGCCAGCCAGCTGGACGACCCGTTCTTGCGCAAAGGACTGCAGCTGGTGGTGGACGGCGTCGACCCGGAGCTGGTGCGTGAGGTGCTGGAGATCGAAATCCAGTTCCTGGAGGAGCGCCACGCCATGGGCCGGCGCATCTTTCAAATCGCGGGGAACTTTGCGCCCGCGTTCGGCATGCTGGGCACCGTCGTCGGCCTGATTCAGATGCTGGTCAACCTGTCGAACTCGTCGGCTCTTGGCAAGGGCATGGCGCTGGCGCTGATTACGACGTTCTACGGAGCTATCCTGGCCAACGTCGTGTTCTTGCCCATCGCCAACAAGCTGGCGGCAAAAAGCGAGCAGGAAGTGCTGCTCATGCATCTGGCGGTGGAGGGTGTCCTCGCCATCCAGGCAGGGGAAAACCCGCGCATAGTCGAAGAAAAGTTGAACGCTTTCCTGTCCAAGTCGGCGCTGGCGGCCCGGCGCGGGCGCGAAGGCTCCGCCGCCGTCCGGGAGGCGAGGATGGCCAATGTCCGGCAATAG
- a CDS encoding flagellar motor protein MotB has protein sequence MSGNSSRVTARRRPREDGVQTPWLVTYADMVTLLLTFFVLLFAFSELDAQRFETFLVALQGAFGVLDGGPRVLQDDSVFEDLNELRLEDIIRPELLAQLQGVYAGIGAFVAERGLGDSLQVDYSERGVVVRFADRVLFDLGRADLKPEAVAILDQLAEFLRTIPNHVRVEGHTDDLPINNERFPSNWELSTARATNVVRYFIEKHGLDPTKFSAAGYGEYRPLVPNDSMENRALNRRVDIVLLRLDLGE, from the coding sequence ATGTCCGGCAATAGCAGCCGTGTGACGGCACGGCGCCGGCCGCGGGAAGACGGCGTCCAGACGCCGTGGCTGGTCACCTATGCGGACATGGTCACGCTGCTGCTCACCTTCTTTGTTTTGTTGTTCGCCTTTTCGGAACTGGACGCTCAGCGCTTCGAGACGTTTCTCGTGGCGCTGCAGGGGGCGTTCGGCGTGCTGGACGGCGGCCCGCGGGTCTTGCAGGACGACTCGGTGTTCGAGGATCTCAACGAGCTCCGGTTGGAGGACATCATCCGGCCGGAACTGCTGGCCCAGCTGCAAGGGGTGTACGCCGGCATCGGCGCCTTCGTGGCCGAGCGGGGCTTGGGGGACTCGCTGCAGGTGGACTACAGCGAGCGGGGCGTCGTCGTGCGCTTTGCCGACCGCGTCCTGTTCGATTTGGGCCGGGCCGACTTGAAGCCGGAAGCCGTCGCCATCTTGGACCAGCTGGCCGAGTTTCTGCGCACCATTCCGAATCACGTGCGGGTCGAAGGGCACACCGACGATTTGCCCATCAACAACGAGCGCTTCCCGTCCAACTGGGAACTGAGCACGGCCCGCGCAACCAACGTCGTCCGGTACTTTATCGAAAAGCACGGGCTTGATCCGACCAAGTTTTCCGCGGCGGGCTACGGCGAGTACCGCCCGCTGGTACCCAACGATTCCATGGAAAACCGGGCGCTCAATCGCCGGGTCGACATCGTCTTGCTGCGGCTTGATCTGGGCGAGTGA